A section of the Rattus norvegicus strain BN/NHsdMcwi chromosome 15, GRCr8, whole genome shotgun sequence genome encodes:
- the Gja3 gene encoding gap junction alpha-3 protein precursor produces MGDWSFLGRLLENAQEHSTVIGKVWLTVLFIFRILVLGAAAEEVWGDEQSDFTCNTQQPGCENVCYDRAFPISHIRFWALQIIFVSTPTLIYLGHVLHIVRMEEKKKEREEELLRRDNPQHGRGREPMRTGSPRDPPLRDDRGKVRIAGALLRTYVFNIIFKTLFEVGFIAGQYFLYGFQLQPLYRCDRWPCPNTVDCFISRPTEKTIFVIFMLAVACASLVLNMLEIYHLGWKKLKQGVTNHFNPDASEVRHKPLDPLSEAANSGPPSVSIGLPPYYTHPACPTVQAKATGFPGAPLLPADFTVVTLNDAQGRGHPVKHCNGHHLTTEQNWASLGAEPQTPASKPSSAASSPHGRKGLTDSSGSSLEESALVVTPEGEQALATTVEMHSPPLVLLDPERSSKSSSGRARPGDLAI; encoded by the coding sequence ATGGGCGACTGGAGCTTCCTGGGGCGGCTGCTGGAGAATGCGCAGGAGCACTCTACAGTCATCGGCAAGGTGTGGCTGACCGTCCTGTTCATCTTCCGCATTCTGGTGCTGGGGGCGGCAGCCGAGGAGGTGTGGGGTGATGAGCAGTCGGACTTCACCTGCAACACACAGCAGCCAGGCTGTGAGAACGTCTGCTACGACCGTGCCTTCCCCATCTCGCACATTCGCTTCTGGGCGCTGCAAATCATCTTCGTGTCCACGCCCACCCTCATCTATCTGGGCCACGTGCTGCACATCGTGCGcatggaggagaagaagaaagagcggGAGGAGGAGCTGCTGAGGAGAGACAACCCTCAGCACGGCCGTGGTCGGGAACCAATGCGTACAGGGAGCCCGCGGGACCCGCCACTGCGCGATGACCGTGGCAAGGTGCGCATCGCAGGCGCGCTGCTGCGGACCTACGTCTTCAACATCATCTTCAAGACGCTCTTCGAAGTGGGGTTCATCGCGGGCCAGTACTTTCTATATGGCTTCCAGCTGCAGCCGCTTTACCGCTGCGACCGCTGGCCCTGCCCCAACACCGTGGACTGCTTCATCTCCAGGCCCACGGAGAAGACCATCTTTGTTATCTTCATGTTGGCTGTGGCCTGTGCGTCACTGGTGCTCAACATGCTAGAGATTTACCACCTGGGCTGGAAGAAGCTCAAGCAGGGAGTTACCAACCACTTCAACCCAGATGCCTCAGAAGTCAGGCACAAGCCCTTGGACCCCCTATCCGAGGCCGCCAACTCTGGCCCTCCCAGCGTCTCCATTGGGTTGCCACCTTATTACACACACCCTGCCTGTCCCACAGTACAGGCAAAGGCCACAGGGTTTCCTGGGGCCCCACTGCTACCAGCAGACTTCACAGTGGTGACCCTAAACGATGCGCAAGGCAGAGGCCACCCGGTCAAGCACTGCAATGGCCACCACCTGACGACAGAGCAGAACTGGGCCAGCCTAGGGGCAGAGCCGCAGACTCCAGCCAGCAAGCCCTCTTCAGCAGCCTCCAGCCCTCATGGCCGCAAGGGGCTCACTGACAGCAGTGGCAGCAGCTTAGAGGAGAGTGCCTTGGTGGTGACACCAGAGGGAGAGCAGGCTTTGGCGACCACAGTGGAGATGCACTCCCCACCGTTGGTCCTCCTGGACCCAGAAAGGTCCAGCAAGTCCAGCAGCGGACGAGCCAGACCAGGTGACTTGGCCATCTAG